Proteins from a genomic interval of Pecten maximus chromosome 13, xPecMax1.1, whole genome shotgun sequence:
- the LOC117341402 gene encoding uncharacterized protein LOC117341402 — protein MLQTGLSFKFHNMVAKGDKEYWITSNSTLAYSATVETSLTDSCELQLPQKIAPEGENKTLASPDKSNVLCKVVQVCIHRIFKNGSPLNYRQGGSLPVRALILKDSQTTAKVCLFWEMQKCSLKKEIWSTFQLFTPKNILTGISLPPSPFQPFTADDPTIFVQGQDASPYLSDPDFEDLESLTISYRQISQTSTSTNAAKLKFQLAGKKKMVDNQCPVCKATTTNRKSYRIAFLYSTEKAKGKKITLFKSTIEKILNIELDPEEQKSSLISAVVGKLPIPIVI, from the exons ATGCTGCAAACAGGATTGAGCTTCAAGTTCCACAACATGGTGGCTAAGGGCGATAAGGAATATTGGATCACCAGCAATTCAACTTTGGCATATTCTGCAACAGTGGAAACATCCTTAACTGATTCGTGTGAACTTCAACTACCACAGAAAATAGCTCCAGAGGGGGAGAACAAGACTTTGGCCTCCCCAGACAAGTCAAATGTGCTTTGCAAAgtagtacaggtatgtatacatagaatttttaaaaat GGTTCTCCATTGAACTATCGCCAAGGTGGGTCTTTGCCTGTGCGAGCTCTGATTTTGAAGGACAGTCAGACCACTGCCAAAGTCTGTTTGTTTTGGGAAATGCAGAAATGCAGTTTGAAGAAGGAAATATGGTCAACGTTTCAGCTGTTTACCCCCAAAAATATCTTAACAGGAATCAGCTTACCACCTAGCCCATTTCAACCT TTTACAGCTGATGATCCTACAATATTTGTGCAGGGGCAAGATGCATCCCCATACCTGTCAGATCCAGACTTTGAAGATCTTGAATCATTGACGATATCATACCGACAGATTTCACAGACTTCGACGTCTACAAATGCTGCGAAGTTAAAG TTTCAGCTTGCAGGCAAAAAAAAGATGGTTGACAATCAATGCCCTGTATGCAAAGCCACAACTACAAATCGCAAGTCGTACCGCATCGCCTTTCTTTACTCGACTGAAAAGGCAAAAGGCAAAAAGATTACACTGTTCAAATCAACTATTGAGAAGATACTGAATATTGAACTGGACCCAGAGGAACAGAAAAGCAGTCTGATATCTGCTGTGGTAGGCAAACTACCAATTCCAATTGTTATTTAG
- the LOC117341403 gene encoding putative ATP-dependent DNA helicase Q1: MEDKKKEIVSKLSVDSDLRVVISTSALGMGVDVSACQNNILYGPPYSIVDFLQETGRAGRDGTNSVALIMYNRYQTRNIDDDVKQVIRSNSCRRLSIMDKFASAKHMNKIEKQTNLHTCCDICANFCKCNSCCVSPLEKLLHFSPLDDHDQQEESDSDT; this comes from the coding sequence ATGGAGGATAAGAAGAAAGAAATAGTTTCTAAACTATCGGTTGACAGTGATTTGCGGGTAGTAATTTCCACAAGTGCTCTGGGAATGGGTGTAGATGTGTCAGCATGTCAAAACAACATCTTGTATGGACCCCCATATTCCATTGTGGATTTTCTCCAGGAAACCGGGAGGGCAGGAAGGGATGGAACTAATTCAGTGGCACTGATAATGTACAACAGGTACCAGACAAGAAATATTGACGATGATGTAAAGCAAGTTATCAGATCAAATTCCTGTAGGAGATTGTCCATAATGGATAAATTTGCATCCGCCAAACACATGAACAAGATAGAAAAACAGACAAACTTGCACACTTGTTGTGACATTTGTGCTAACTTTTGTAAATGTAACAGCTGCTGTGTATCTCCACTGGAGAAGCTGCTTCATTTCTCACCTTTAGATGACCATGATCAGCAAGAAGAGAGTGACAGTGACACCTAA